CTCCTtcggatgaaagaaggaaaaggggcgaCATGATTATGCTGTTCAGTTTTGTTAAAGGAAAAGTGAAGGTAAATAGAAATAACTTTATGATACTgaacaaaagaacgaaaagacAGTAAAAAGTTGAAAAGTAAAGGAAGACGATAATGATGTCAAAAACTTCAGTTTTCCTAACAGGATTCGTAATCTATTAATCTCCCAAATAAAGTGGTGTGTGTCAAAAATGTCCATTCATTTAAACAGTTACATGATAatctaaatatagcagacggAACCCTCTGAGCTTAGCTTTAccatattgaaacaactaggtaagaactcacgcacacgcgcacgcgcacgcacacgcacacgcacacgcacacgcacacgcacacgcacacgcacacgcacacgcacacgcaaacgcgcacgcacacgcacacgcacacgcacacgcacacgcacacgcaaacgcacacgcacacgcacacgcacacgcacacgcacacgcacacgaacacgcacacgcacacgcacacacgtgtatgtgtatcggCACACATCCAGATATACAGAGAAAACTTGTCGTGCAATTGCTGTTCATTCATAAATCGCGGCCGGTGCTGCCCCCACGCGGCCGCCGAGGAAACCACCGCCGCTCATCAGCTGATCATGTTGCCGTAAAGGGGTCAGGGATTTATCAGAATTTGAACCACTCGAAACAAACTATTAAATCACACGCGTTATGGTCAAGGCTTTCAAAACCCGACTGTTCATTCGGCATAGCAATAAGGCCCAAAATAGCGTCCCATTGGTGTCCCCTTGGCCCTCACAGCTGAGAATCGAGGAGTGGTGTGCTGTGCCAAGTTAGTAAAATCCCTTTTTTGTTAACTCAAGTGTAGATTATGCAATCCCTGTTTAAGTAGAGAACAGCTTAGTAGTAGGTGTTAGTGGTTTACAGGTATGTGCACTTGTAAAAATGGAAATTAGAGGGACTGATGTGTCTATAATCACAaacatgtgtggatgtgtggtgtGCCGGTAGCGGTTATGATGTACCAAAGGCTACTACTATATAGGTGTTTATTACCTTTGGAAGAAATAAAGGTAAGTGGGTGTTTCCTTTGGTTTAAACTAGCTTAAAGTAAGGTAATTCCCTGATACATTGGTTTATTGTAAAGTAGATATTTTAAGTcaaatggggggtggggtggttgggGGCGAATTCCAAGGGGGGTAGAAAagctcaaggggggggggggtgaaggtggagtcAGAATAAGTAGATAATGACTAGATAAATGactagaaaaatagataagaaattcACAACATGGGGTGGGGGGCATcagcgctaccccccccccctcccctcttggccAATCAAGCTATGGTCACAACTTAAACTAGAGTTAACTGTAACTATATAATACTCTCCATTGAAAATAATTTTGGAGAATAGTTTagttacaggaaaaaaaataaattttattcatTTCTAAAGATTTAAAGTTAATTGTATTTGTGGTAACCTAGACCTAGAGTTATTTTTGGATGCATCATTGATATCCAATATTGGTGAGCATAGTTCCACTTCCAAGGCAAATGATACATAGAACCAACAGAGTGGAGAAAATCAGTACAGGTTCAGTTCCAAACGAGCCATCTTTAAAACGGAACATAAATCTATGCGTGTGACTTAGCGTTTAAATcggaaacttatcttctatgtacACTGCTTAAGGTAAATATGAAAAGTAATAGTGTTATGTAATTGTTTAGAATACCTTCGTTTGACTGATCACGATGATAGTGTATCGAaggatttctcttcctctcttccacccataTAAGTAAGATATTTGGTGTGGAAACCCATCACACCTCACATTCATGGCTCCAATAGCAGGGAAAGGCATGGAAGGTACCAGGAATTATAGgttactccacacacacatatatgtatgtatatatgtatatataggtgtgtgtgtgtgtgtgtgtgtgtgtgtgtgtgtgtgtgtgtgtgtgtgtgtgtgtgtgtgtgtgtgtgtgtgtgtgtgtgtgtgtgtgtgtatgtgtgtgtgtatgtgtgagtgtgtgtgtgatatatatgtgtatatataatataattatatatatatgatatatgtatgatatatgtatgatatttatatttatttgtatatatagtatatatatatatatatatatttatatattatatatatattatttatatcatatatataaatttgtatatatgtatatatataatatatgataaatatatatatatatatataatataattatattatgtaatatatattatatatatatatatatatatgtatatatatatgtatatatatgtatatatatgtatatatatgtatatatattattatatatgttacatatatatatatatgtgtatatatatattatatatataatatatatattatatatattatataattatataatatatatatatgaatatatgagaatagtaagaagagagagaggagagagagagagagagagagagagaggagagagagagagaagagagagagagagagagagagagagagagagataaatttattCGATAtgtgataatgagtataataataatatgtatgagtatatatacatatatataagatattatagttatatgtgtatattatgtaaaatatatatttatatatatatattatatatagtatgtatgtatatatactatatatatagatatatatgagtgtatatgtgtatatttatatatataataatataatatatatatatatatatagatatataaataaatatataaattttatgtatataaaagaacatatatatttatatatgtatttttatatatattatatatatatatatatattatatatatatttatatatatatcatattatatatatatatatatatatattatatatatatatatatatatatatatataatatattatatatatatatatatatactatatatatattatatatatataatataatatatattatatatattatatataatatatatatttatatatgtaatatattataattatatataatatatatatatatatatatatatatatatatatatattatatatatattatatatatatatatatatattatatattatatattatatatatatatttataatattgttgtatatgtatatatatatatatatttatatatatatatatatatatattatatatatatatgtatataatacatatacacaaatataaagcaaaaactgcaaatcaaattatttttacttatgttaacaatattaatggtaaaaaataaaaaaaatcaatgctttttgtctttattattgtatatatgcattgtagTTGCTTCacagtttccattatcattattatgattttattatgagATACAGCTTACTATCATTCATCATAACGACAGGAAGATGCTGGTTGTCCGGAGACTTGCATACAGCCCCTGTTCGGCCCGATGCCTGGCAACGGTTGCACAGGAGGTGACATCCAAGATTGCCGAGGGTCCCTTGGCCACGTACGAGAGCAGAGTAGAAAGCAAACAACTAATATTCGATCCTTACCAAAAAAATATTGTAGAGGAGTTGCAGAGATGTTATGAAGAAGTAAGTTTTTGGTTTTGCGGTGTTAATTGTGTTTTGGATTTGTAGAAGCAAACTTTAAAGTTGTTTCTGtgttttgataattttttttcgaGTAACTTTCAGTCAGGAGCAGTTAAGGCCTACTTCACAAATTTCTGTTCTCTCATCTGTTGTAAATGCTTAAATGATTGATTTTTGATAAATGCTCATTCCCTTTTACAAAGTACTGAAAGGTAactaaatctcttttttttttttcttctattattattattttatatttctctcccctctctctctctctctcttctctctctctctctctctctctctctctctctctctctctctctctctctctccctctccctctccctctccctctccctctccctctccctctccctctccctctccctctccctctctctctctctctctctccctccctctccctctccctctccctctccctctctctctctctctctctctctctctctctctctctctctctctctctctctctctctctctctctctctctctctctctccctctctctctctctctctctctctctctctctctctctctctctctctctctctctctctctctctctctctctctctctctcctctctctcctctcctctcctcctctctcttcattccaccctaccctttttttctccttatccccttctcttcctttcccctctctctcctcccttcattcttccctctccctcttcctgttcctctgttcccctcttcttctttcccctttccaggTTGGCCCctatacaccaccaccacctcctggaCTTCTTAGAAAGTTCCTCGGATGGCAGAGCAAGGTGATTCCTCCGAAAGGGGTGTACATCTGGGGGAAAGTAGGCACGGGTAAAACAATGCTTATGGATCTCCTGTATGAATGTGCTCCTggtgataagaagaagagggTATGTATTTGAGTGAAGCTTGTCTTGTCTTAAAAATGTTTTTTGATATTGCCTGTAGTGTGTGTTAtggtttctgttttcttgtttttaagaGAAAATGGATAGATTACTGGTAtattaaaaaactttttttccatttttttttttaaggttcatTTTAACAAGTTCATGGTCGATGTACATAAACGGATAcacttagaaaagaaaaaaacgaagaagattcATGCGCCTGACCAAGCTCGGTACTTTGAACCTGACGGCACTTACACTATTAGGCACAGGCCAGACGATCCGATACCCCCTGTTGCAAGATCAATTGCCGATGAAGCATGGCTGCTCTGTTTTGATGAATTCCAGGCAAGTACTTTAGGGCaatgagtagaaaaaaaaaaattatcactgatgatgatgatgatgataatatatatatatatatatatatatattattattaaaataaagaatagaatTAAGTGATGAAGATTGCAGCTTTTGTTTTGAGTACTTCTCAAACAAAAATCTtgcaaatatatctacatatccttATCAGCATTTTTAAATATGTTTCACTCAATAGAACTTATTTGCAACAGGTAACAGACATTGGTGATGCAATGGTTCTGAAGAGACTGTTCACCGAGCTTTTCAACACCGGCATAATTGTTGTGGCAACAAGCAACAGACATCCAGATGACCTTTATAAGAATGGTCTCCAAAGatcacattttcttccttttattcctataTTAAAATCACACTGTGAGGTACGTCCAGTAAATGTGTTTTGTAGTTGTAAAtatactgtgagtgtgtgtatgggtgagtgagtgagtgagtgagtgagtgagtgagtgtgtgtgtgagtgtgtgagtgtgtgagtgtctgagtgtgtgagtgtgtgagtgtgtgagtgtgtgagtgtgagtgtgagtgtgagtgtgtgtgtgtgtgtgtgtgtatgtgtgtgtgtgtgtgtgtatgtatgtgtgtgtgtgtgtgtgtgtgtgtgtgtgtgtgaatgagtgaatgagtgagtgagtgagtgtgtgtgagtgagtgagtgagtgagtgagtgagtgagtgagtgagtgagtgagtgagtgagtgagtgagtgtgtgagtgagtgagtgagtgagtgagtgagtgagtgagtgagtgagtaagtgagtgagtgagtgagtgagtgagtgagtgagtgtgtgtgtgaggagtgagtgtgtgattgtgagtgtgtgaaagaaaaagagaaggggcaggcattttttttttcatcagctcATATGAAGACAGTACCTTGTTTGGAATCCTATTGAATAATTTGTTCATATTTCAGGTGATCAACTTAGACTCAGGAATCGATTATCGAACAACAAATCTTCCAGACTCTCAGAAGGTTTTCTTTGTTAAATCTGAGTGTGATGCAGATGCTGAAATTAAACTGTTATTCAAGGTAtgtagaatatatttttatatttccacatgatgtgtgtgttgtgtgtacatgtatggttagtaatgtagagagatagatagaagataaatagatagatagatagatagtatatctctctcagatagatagatagatagatagagagagatatactatctctcattctctcattctctctcattctctctctctctctctctctctctctctctctctctctctctctctctctctctctctctctctctctctctctctctctctctctctctctctctctctctctctctctctctctatatctaagaGAGATTGCACTATTATTTATTAGAtatcttttcccttcattttatatatttctctttattaccATACACCGTTTTAACATTTCTGTAATATTATCTATCGTGTCATTTTACAATGTTGCGACATAAATATCTTAAATACCCAAAGTGTCTGTCTTTacttcttgattttgttttgtagATCATGATCTCAGAAGAGACGGACATTGTTCGACCTCGCACCCTAACTTACAGCGGAAGGAATGTTACATTTGAGAAGACATGTGGTGGTGTGTTGAACAGTACTTTTGAAGAATTATGCAATAGAGTGAGTAATGTTTGACCTCATGAACATCCTGTTACCCTGTTTTGTACATTTATCTGTTAAAAGAAGTGAAATAACATGAATTAGTATTTTACTTATATTGTTACTTTTAATAGCAAATCTACCTGAGCACACAAAgatagttaaaagaaaaaaaagggtcttGTTTACAGTGTAGGGAAGTATTCTTTTAGATTTAGAAGgacaatgacttttttttttttgattaaatGACAATCTAATTACTGGATAGCATGAACTTCACTTgtcaattatttattaatttagaaGGGTGATTGCCCTCCATAATTTTAGtaaacatattttttcctttcttttaaactTTATTGGTAATTCAACCAGTTCTGAAGATTTTGCCCAAGCTCCCTGTGAATTGTATAAAATCCTTGAACATGTAATCATTGAAAGACAAAAGCAATATATGTTGATATCAAATGTAACTGTTTTATCACTTTTCAGCCACTGGGTGCTGAAGATTACATCCAAATCTGTCATGTTTTCCATACCATCTTCATCCAAGACATTCCCGTTTTGAATCAGCGTTCTAAAGGACAAGCTAGAAGATTTATAACTCTTATTGATACTCTGTATGATTACAAGGTAGGGTAAAGTGTAAATTATCTGAAGTAAAGAACATTCTATAGGAGAACATTCTTATAGAATGTTCTCATATAGATAAGATAAAAGTGGCAGAAAAATACACAATAGGTTTATTGATAGATGATACAACAGTTTTGAAGTCCTGGATTTTATCTGTCTGTGGTGGAGAGGAaggtgtatatatggataaaaaagaGGTCATTGTTGGTGTGTCTCCTGAGTATTGCATAGTTGTGCTGAGATATGCTTAGTTATATTAGCAGTGGTCTTACTAAAGTACTGTCCATTGGAGAAGGAACAAGGAATAGCATAAGTACTCATcttagaaatggagggaggactAATGTGGAGTGTGTTTACCTTACAAAAGATGAGCCTGCAAATAAAAGGGTGAAGGGGAtaatggaaagagaggaatggcATGATTCTGTTTAGGGGTAGAATTGTGGTAGAAAGTATAACATGCCCTGGCCAGCATAATATCAAGGATGTGGTGAGTTTACTGATGCACTGATTCAGGAAATCAACCTCATCTTCCATGTATCACTGGCAAGATGGTCCAGTCTTGGCATGGGATGACATGCATACCACTCAGAGGCAATAGTatgaaaagaaatgtatataacatccCACTGTGCATCAGTTTCCTGTACACtctaatagaaaataaatgtgctagacatcaaaggccatTTTGCACTTTAGAAAGGTGTAGtaatgaaaaaggtaaaaagggGGGTGAGTTTATGGTTAAGTGTTATAAGTCAAAAGTCACACAGCAGTTAAGGATAGCATGCTATTGAAAGGGGTGAAGACAAGTGAGGGTAGAGAGCACAAGTAAATGGATTAAGGAAGGGATAAGCAAAATGGATCAAATGGAATAAGGaaaagttgtcaaaggaaaaaGTGTGGGGTTCTTCAAAGATGTCCATGGCAGTAAGGCAGGGATTGGCaacaggggaaaagggaggttAAGGGAGGTTAAGGGAAATTAGATAAAAGATCAGTTTTAGGAGAAATGTTAGGAGGGGGATGATCCAGGGAAGGGTATTGTGACGAAAGGATCACATGTGAATTCATGAGGAAAAGGAATaccggaaggaaggagggatgatgcagatgaagcagggtgtgttgggagggagtgggaggaagggttgTAGGGGGAACATGaataggaggatggatatcaacAGTCGCTTCAagtgtagagggaatgggagcagagagaaTGGAGGATAGATGAAGTAAGCACATGTTATTTTGAGTCATGACTTGGATAGTTTTGAAGTAtgtggggaagagaaatggttcacccctcagggtccccatgaggggtaagggcaaGATAACGAAACAGGAATATAGTGTACATGGCTTCCTGGTGCCATTCAGGTCTGACCCAAAGACAGCCTGTTCTCCTTTCAACATGGCACTCATAACTTAGGAAGTGGACAAGAGGCggagttggagaagagaaggaaaaggaaagggggagaggaaaagaccatgcaaaattggttgaggcaagggctgaggcccAAAATAAGGGAGGTCCCCCAACACTGGGCACCCCAGGCTttgtctcctaccccccccccccccccctgaaaacaGTGGTATGGAATTAGGGATCAGGATGTTGAAATGGGATTCATTGTGCAGAATGCTCATGTTTGTAGGCGAGAACCTGTAAAGACAGTCAAATGAAGTCCTGAGTGTGTCAAAGGTGAATGGGAGAAAAGTATTCTTGGAGATGAAAGATTTGTCTATTTAGTAAAACTGTTTTGTGTTTTAGTCAATTTTCTGCCAGAGTAGAATATTATATCATGAATTAACTGTAATTAGtgtataattttctttgtatgtgtgaacataaaaaaaaatgaaacttatATTTCATGTCAGAGATATGCTAGAGAATGAGATAAGTTTAAAAACACATTCCAAACACTAAGCATTCTTTTCCAGGTAAGGATTGTGTGCACAAGTGATGTCCCCCACACACAAATCTTCAGGGGTGACGAAGGGCACTCAGAATTCGTGGACAAAGAAAGCCTTTCCCTGATGGATGATTTAGGGCTCAAGGAGAAGAATGCAATGACGAAAACCATCAGCATCTTCACTGGAGAGGAGGAGATGTTTGCCTTTGAGCGCACTGTTTCAAGACTGACACAGATGATGACCAAAAGTTATTGGCAAGAATATTATTCTGAAATGCGTTGAACCTCATATATTGACTAATAGTTTCTTTTAAATACTAGTAGTTAATGTAAAAAAAGTTAAGGATTATATGTATAGAACATATATTTtttgatgaaaataagataaatatattgtGCATCCTTAAAATTCATATAGGTTATGTGTTAACTGttaggaaataaaaaaacaaaatgtaataactacattgtatatatatttcaatatttatctttcattctagTTCTCATATTTTTACTTCATTGTAATTTGAAAGTAAAGTTTTTTAATCTACTTTCAATATTTCATAAATTGATATATTAAATAGTTTTAAAAAGCAATGCACATAAACCTCAATTTTCTGTATGCTTGTTTGTAAACCTGTTGATTGCCATAAGCATTTATCTTggctaagaaaacaaaaaatgcaccAAAAGTTGAACaactattataaaatattttgtgttatttttattgtatatttattactTCAAAGTACTGTAATGTGCCGAAGAAACCACTTCCACCCCTTTTTCTAAAAAGTTAAGTTTGAATAATTAAAAAAGTATACCTCCATGATGGTCTTCCTAAACttgaacatacaaaaaaaaattctaacaTTTCACAAAGCATTTTAAAAGGTTGAGAAAATCGTTTgctcaaatacaaacaaacaactatGCAATATGTAAAAGATgcattttttctcaattttttttatttcctttaatacAAATAGTTGGTAATTTACAGAAcctgtaattttatttttcaacaaTAATGGTTAGTCTGGTATATTGTGATTATGAAACTAACATAACTTTTATACCAGATTTAAGAAAGAAATAGGTCTATTATCCAATTTCTTCTGGGGCATAAAACAAATTCATATATGGGGTTATGTGTTGACTatg
The genomic region above belongs to Penaeus chinensis breed Huanghai No. 1 chromosome 20, ASM1920278v2, whole genome shotgun sequence and contains:
- the LOC125036004 gene encoding putative ATPase N2B, translating into MLVVRRLAYSPCSARCLATVAQEVTSKIAEGPLATYESRVESKQLIFDPYQKNIVEELQRCYEEVGPYTPPPPPGLLRKFLGWQSKVIPPKGVYIWGKVGTGKTMLMDLLYECAPGDKKKRVHFNKFMVDVHKRIHLEKKKTKKIHAPDQARYFEPDGTYTIRHRPDDPIPPVARSIADEAWLLCFDEFQVTDIGDAMVLKRLFTELFNTGIIVVATSNRHPDDLYKNGLQRSHFLPFIPILKSHCEVINLDSGIDYRTTNLPDSQKVFFVKSECDADAEIKLLFKIMISEETDIVRPRTLTYSGRNVTFEKTCGGVLNSTFEELCNRPLGAEDYIQICHVFHTIFIQDIPVLNQRSKGQARRFITLIDTLYDYKVRIVCTSDVPHTQIFRGDEGHSEFVDKESLSLMDDLGLKEKNAMTKTISIFTGEEEMFAFERTVSRLTQMMTKSYWQEYYSEMR